TGTAGACTTCCACCCAGTTTTCAAAAGCGAAGCGATTAGCGTACCTGAGCCCTACAAGAGCAGAAGTGCCCATGACCCATTCGTGGCCGACCGTACCTATAGGCTTTAAGCCGTACTTTTTTGCAAAATAGACATTACTGGTTCCTGTGAGGGTTTTTATTGGCAGGAGGGTTTTCATCACCTGGTCGTGAAGTTCAAAGCTTCTCCGCCTGCGGGTCCCGAATTCAGCAAAAAGGCAGCCGTTTTCCTCAAGAGCTTTTCCGATTTCCAGAATTTTTTCCCCATAGGCTGCAAGTACGGATTCGGATGTACCCGGGTTTTTTGTGTTCCCGTTCCACTCTTTTTCCATAGTTGTGAAGTAGAGTTCGGAAACCACAGCCATAAGGACAATCTCCCACAGAATCGTGCTGTGCCAGGGCCCTTTTATCCGAATATCCAGTTCTTTTTCTCCGGTGAGGCAGACTTTTACTTCCTTGGGTCTGAAACGAAAATTTTTGAGGTATTCAAGATACATGGGTTTAAGAAAAGAGCAGTTTTCATCAAGCCAGTGATACTCGTCTTCTGTCAGCCTTAATCCGGTTATTTCTTCGTCTATGACCCTTCTCAATTCGTCTACAAACTCTTCAGAGAAGCGCTGGGATCCCCGATTGGTAAAACGGTATTCTGCTTCTGCTTTGGGAAATAATTCCAGTACAGCCATTTGCATGGTGAACTTGTAAAGATCATTATCAAGTATGGATTTTATCACGGAAGGTCTTCCTTTAACGTTTTAGGTTGCTTTTGGCGCAACATCCGTAACTTTTTATTAAATTACAGTAAAGTTGAATTACAGTAAAATTGAAGTTTTTTGCTTCACATATATAGCCGGTTGTATTTTTAAAATTTCTGATTTCTGATGTACTCGCATAAAAGCAAGTTTTCTTTATTAAGTCTGGTCAAGCCTTAAACATTTTTCCATTCTTTCCCTCCAAACAAATAATTATCGGAAAGACAGATAACTATTCCGAATATTAATTTTAACAGGAGTTTTTGGGGAAATGGAAAGAAAACTTAAGTTCGCAACTAAATGCGTGCATGCAGGAGAAAAGCCTGACCCTGTCTTCGGGGCGCATACGACTCCTATCTTTCAGACTTCAACCTTTATTTTTGAGGATGTTGAACAGGGCGCTGCTAGATTTGCAGGAGAGAAAGCCGGGTATGTATATGCAAGAATCCCTCCGAACACACCTACACATGCGGTCCTTGCCGAAAAAGTTGCTGTGCTTGAGGGTGGAGAGGCGGGACAGACCTTTGCTTCAGGAATGGCTGCAATAACTGCAGTTGTGCTCACTACCCTTAAACAGGGAGACCACCTGATCTCAACGGATGTAGTGTACGGTTGCACCTACAGCCTCTTTTCAGAAGTCCTGCCCAGGTTCGGGATAGATGTCAGTTTTGTTGATACGTCCGATATAGCAAATGTGAGGGCAGCCTTTAAGCCGGAAACTAAAATGGTCTTTCTGGAATCGCCTGCCAATCCCACAATAACTGTCTGTGACATCAGGGAGATTGCCGGGTTTGCAAGGGCACAGGGCGCCATCTGCGTCGCAGACAACACCTTCGCCACGCCGTATTTCCAGAAACCTCTTCTGCTCGGGGTGGACGTTTCCCTCAGTAGCTGTACAAAATACATAGGTGGGCACGCAGACCTGCTCGGCGGGGTCGTTGTAGGAAGCAGGGATTTCATGAAAAGCCTGGGAAAGGTTGTCGGATATACAGGCGGGATCATGGGCCCGCATGAGGCCTGGCTCTGCATCAGGGGGCTTAAGACCCTGCACATCCGGATGGAAAGACATGCCGAAAACGCCCTGAAGGTTGCGAGCTTCCTTGAGTCCCACCCCGCAGTAGTATGGGTAAGGTATCCCGGGCTTTCAAGCCACCCCCAGCACGAAGTCGCAAAAAAACAGATGAGCGGGTATGGGGGAATGCTCTCTTTTGAGGTCCGGGGCGGAATTGAAGCCGGGCGCAGGTTTATGGACAGCGTCAGGCTCTGTTCCCTTGCAGTCAGCCTCGGGGCAACTGATACCCTTATCCAGCACCCTGCTTCCATGACCCATGCCTGTGTTCCCGGGCATATAAGAAATAAGGTAGGAATTAAAGACGGTCTTGTCAGGCTGTCTGTGGGAATTGAGGACCCTGAGGATATAATTGCAGACCTTGAACAGGCTCTTTCGAAATTTTAATGCCAGGCAGGAAGCGGATTCCACCTGTTTTATTTTTGGAACCCGACAAGGTATATTTGCCGATGGAATGATCTTTCATTACAACATTAAGAGCATAAAACCAGAACTACAATAAAAAACAAAAATTAAGTTAAATCGAAAAACTGGACTACAAGACTAAAACCGCAAATTGAAATCCGGAGGGAATTTCATATGAAAGCACTTGTATTCGGAGCCGATGGTTTTGAAGACCTCGAACTTTTTTACCCTTACCACCGTTTAAAAGAAGAAGGTATTACCACACATGTCGCTTCTATGAAGAAGGGATTGATTACAGGAAAGCATGGGTATGAGATCGATGCCGATATCGCCTTTAAGGATGTAAACCCTGCAGATTATGACATCCTTGTGATATCCGGTGGAAAAGGGCCTGAAAAAATGAGGCTTGACAAAGATGCCCTTGAGATTGTAAAACATTTTTTCAAAGAAAACAAACCCGTTGCTGCAATCTGCCACGGTCCCCAGGTTCTTGTTTCGGCAGGCGTTATAAAAGGCAGGAAGGCCACCTGCTGGCTAGGGATAAGGGATGACATTATAGCTGCAGGCGCGCTTTACGAAGACAATGAGGTTGTAGTGGATGGAAATTTGGTATCATCAAGGAACCCCGGAGACCTTTTTGCTTTTGGAAGGGAAATGATCAAACTGCTGAAATAATGAATATCAAAAATCTGAACCGTCAGGTGAAGATTTTAGGTAGGGGGAATTAACTACTTCAGCAGACATCAAACTATTGAGGTGAACAAATGCCAGCAAGAAAAGTAAAGAATGATAATAAAGAAAAAGAATTAATGAGAAAGCTAGAACCAATAGAAAAGGAAGAAGATACAATAGAGCAAATAGACATAGAAGAGGAGCCGACTGAAAGTAAAAAGCGCAGATAAACGGCATGTTCCTGGATTAAGCTCTGAATATGGACAGCTTGCTTTCCTACAAAATAGTGAAGTTAAGGTTCAAAAAAATACAGAATATATAATCAACAATTAATATTAATCAAAAATGTGTCAATTTCACAAAAGACAACAAATGCAACAATAGGCAAAGCAATAATCTTAACGCCAACGGTCCTTATTCACTTTATTAGCTACTTTTTATATTTACTAAAGAAAACCGAATGAAAACAATAACATTAGACTATACAACCGCCTTAATAAGCTTAATACCACCAATAATATTTTTAGCAGCAATATTTATTTTTCACAAATTATCAAGCAAACCGGTTAAGAGCTCCAAAAAAATTTCTTAATTGGGATAATTGATGGCATTTATGTGTACATCACAGAAAGTGAGTTCGATAAATGTATCATTCTGATTAATGTATCATTCTGATTAATGTATCATTCTGATTAATGTATCATTCTGATTAATGTATCATTCTGATTAATGTATCATTCTGATTAATGCATCATTCTGATTAATGTATCATTTTTTTTGTGCAGGTGGTCCTTCGACAGGCAAAGCCTTCACAAATGGTCTGCTTTATAACTCTCTAAATGATTTTTTAAAAAGTGTCAATAAGTATTTTAGTCCAGTTTGATGCGGATTTTTGCGGAAACGCCATCCCAGGAGAGGCCAAAATAAAGTTCGAGGTGATGCCCACATCTTATCTTCCATAAGGTGAAAAATAGAACCTGTTGCAAGGGTAAGGACTTTGATATCTCCACTTTTATCATATAAGTATAAACCTGTCAGAAAGAGGGTAAAAGAAAATAACAATGTATGAGCTATTATCCGTCCGTTTGCAATGGTAGAAGAAAAGATAACCATTCCTAGAGGTTTATCTATTAAGTCTGGAAGGAGTGATCCAATGACCAGGTATGTTGGATCTATAATGGTCCTTAATTGTGGTATGAAAAATGCAAATCCGAAAAATACCCCCAACGTGACGCCAATATGTCCAAAAAGAAGCATCAAAATTAAAAGATACTTTAGTTACATATAAATATGGTCTAAAGATCTGTTTCTTGCAGAACTTTTCCAAATGCACAACTTCAAATACCATCTTAGCGACTTTCAGGCTTAAATGTTAGATGCTGGCATAAAATTTACATCTTTAGAGGTTTTGTATCTTAACTGAATCCAGATGAAAAAGATTAAGGATATCATTATCTGGAAAAAGCAATTTATGGACTGCAGAAAAACTTTTGATAATGGGGAAGCCTGCCCCCATCTGCGGCTTTCCTCTTTATAGAAGAGGAAGTTATAAAAGAGTCAATCTTAAATTGAAAAAAGAGATATAGCGCTTGATATTATAATACGGTTTTAATTTAGAGATTCCGGAAATACAGCCGGATAAAAATTTCAGGTGGGAATAGAAGCATGAAGGATATAGAAGATTTAATCCAGAAAGCTGTGGAACTGCAGAATAGCGGGCTTATTACCGCCCAGATTGCCGATGAACTCAACGTTTCAAGGGAAACGGTTACCTGGCTTTTAACCCGTTCAAAAAAAGAAGAAACAACCCCCGCTCCAAAAGATATTTCTGTAAACTGGAGCAGTATAGGGAAAAGTGCTCAACGTCTCCATAATATTTCGCTTGCACTTTGCGACATGGTGCTTGAGACCCTGGAAAAGGCAAATGCCGATGTAGACGTGGTTGTTGGTATTGCTGCCAATGGTATTCCTCTGGCAAGCATGATGGCATATGAACTGGGTGCAGATTTAGCTATTTATCATCGTACAGGACAGGATATAGCTCATGCAGGCAACAGAGGGACCATAAGCAGAAATTTTGGATCCGTTGCCGGTAAAAACTGTGTTATTGTGGATGATGTAGTTACCACCGGTTCAACAAGTATGGAAGTGATTGGGAAGCTGAGAGAAATGGATGCAAAACCAAGAGTTGTAGCGGTACTGGTCGACAAAAAAGGTGCAGATACAATCTCTAATGTTCCAATTCAGTCTCTTGTAAAAATTGTACGTTTGGACTGAAATATACCCGGGGTTCGTTACGAAATATTTTCGGCAACACATAATTATTTTAGAGCTACCTATTCTTATCCCAAACGATAGTTCTGGCCTTTCTTGTGACAAGGTTGCTAGAAGGTTTCTAGGGGATGTTATGTGGTTAACCAATGAATAAAGAAAAAACGCTATTTAGTAGCTTCAAAATGTAAAAACGGCACCTTTTATCATGCAAATGCATATTTTTTGAAAATGTTTATAAGGTATCATCAACTTTAATAAGTAATTATAAGAGCATTCTTTAAGCTGACAAACTATCCATAACACTAGATATATCGAGGAGTCATCATGAAAGATTCTGAAGTAAAAATGTTGGACGAAAACGACCATATTTTTATTAAAGCATTAAGTGATCTCGGGATGTCAAGAAATGCTGCTACAGCCATGGCGTATCTTATGACTGTAAACGAAGCTTCATCCCAGGAAATAGAAATAAGTACTAGATTAAGACAACCTGAAGTCAGTCTTGCAATAAGGCTAATGCACAGCCAATCCTGGATCAGTGTGCGCTCAGAAAAAAAGCCCGGGAAAGGGCGACCAATGAAGATTTATTCTCTGATAGCACCTGTTGACGAGATCATAAGTTATTATGAAGACAAGATTTACAAAGAATCTCAGGCAACAATCTCAGCAATCAAGAAACTGAAAGTAATGAGCAAACAGGTGTCTTTCACTCCCTCAAAATGAAGAATCTCAAACAGGATTAGCTCCATAATGACTGCCAACCCTTTTTGGGAATTCACTATTATGGAAAAAAAACATTTAATATGGACCGCTTAACTTTGGATAACTTCGTTTAGCTTTTCTATCTGTTCATCCTTAATGCGCAACTGGTCCTTAGATAGGCAGGGTCTTCATGCCTGCCTACGATACCTATCCTTATCCCTGAAGTCTGGGATAATCCTTCCACGTATGGTTCCGGGTTTAATAACGAACAGGATTAGAACCGTACCTTGAACCTTTTCGTTCTTCATCTTCTACTTTTATTTTATGCGATACAGTTGAATCAGCCGGTTTTTCGTCTTCTACTTTTATTTTATGCCAGCCACACAAACAGCGAAATTCTTTGCAATACATGATGTGTTTTACAACATGAGCAAAACCTATTATCGCTAATATATAACCCACTATTTTTATTAATTTATGCACAGTTATTCACTCCAAGCTATTATGATACCTTATCATTTATGAAGATACGCAAACAAACAGAAAGCTGTCATTATACAGCAAATGGTGACACTATGACTACAAAAACGTAGAGTATCGACGAGATAACAGAAACGATTTATTTGTCATACAGAAACAATTTATTTGTCATACAGAAACAATTTATTTGTCATACAGAAACTTTCTGTATTTGGAACTTGAGGCTATTAGAAACTGGGAGAGGTCACACCCCTGGGGAGAGTCCATATTAAAATCTTGAAGAAATAAGGCCAGATATTTGAATAATATTTTTTCTACATATATAGCTATGTGAATAGTTGCTTTTTTGTACCTGTCAGGGTTCCTGGCATAAAATACAATATTTGTTGCTAGAATTTTCTGAAAAATAATCTCAGATTTCCCGGTTTTATTGTGGTTTTCAGCTCTTGGTGCTTCTAGGGTCTTCTGATGATGAGGATCTGAGTTTATTCTTATTTTTTATATTAGCAGAAATGATATATTTCTAAATTTATAATTTCAATATGATATTATTTTCGAGATAGTAATCAAAAGTAGAAACGAACATGGCAGAATTAACTGCAAAGTTGTTTCGTGATTACTTTGGTGGCAGTTGGATTGGCAATGTCAAGAAAAACGGTTAGTTTCAACGCGAAGTCGTTCAGGACGATACCAGGCAAGTTGCTATAGCCGGCTGACTGTGACATCAATAGATGGTTCGATCCCCGGTACTACGAATTCAGCGGGTACGGCGAGCTTTAATGGACATATTATGAAAAATAAAATAGTAAGTCAAATAAAAGTAGATTGGGATGAGTTCAAAAAGAAGAGGACAATAGAAATGGTAAAAATTTTGAGTTAAAAATAGAGAAGAATAAATTTAGGTGGAGGAATTAGTTGAATAAACAATACTTGTCAGGTTCTGCAATTCTGATTGCGCTTCTCATAATTGCCCCGGGTATTGCAGGATCAGTACCTGAGATTGATTGTACTGTTTCTGCTGGATACAAAAATGTTACGCCCTGTGTTGCTAGTGAGATACTCGAACAAAAATGTGTGTTTATTCTGGATGTTCGTACCCCCGCTGAATACAAATACGGGCATGTTGAAGGAGCAAAACTGATCCCATTAAAAAATGTGCCGGCATATGATCTTGTTAATTTATCCGATAGTTACCTATTGCCGAATAGAATGGATGAATTTCCAGTGAATAAAAATACAAAAATACTTGTTTTTTGTAAAACAGGAAAAAGAGGTGCTGCTGCAAGCCAGTTGATAGCAGATGCGGGTTACAAAAGAGTATATAACATTCAGAATGGTATCGATTCGTGGGTAAATGCTGGGTATCCCCTTGTATTTGACTCTACAGAATGGACAGTCCGTTATCCTTCAAATCTATGATACAACGCAGGTATTTAAGTTGAATAAATATATTTGCACTGCCCCTGTATTAGCACAAAGGTCGCAGGCGATCCTGCCCAGTTCCGGTGGTGCTGGTACAGGATGTCGTCGAAGAGAGGTCATTTATTGACGCATGGCAAGCATGTTAACTCTGGATTGACTATAGGTCCAGGGAAATCCGGAATTCTTCCAGCCATTCTTCATCCGCTTTCCATATCGAAGTTGTTCTTGATGTAGCCGTGGCTCAGCACGACGTCTTTGCCGATCTCAATGGTTGCCAGGGTCTGGGACAACAGGTTGGGAACCATGTCGACGTGCTTGATGCCCTGGTACGTATCTTCGACGTCCAGGTAGAAAGTCTGCTTGCCTCGGCTGCCTTCCATTTCGCCTTAAACATACCATTGGGTATTTTCCATGCAGTGATTGCCATCTCTGCAATGTTTGCGCCTGTAATTCAAAGAATTTCATGTCCGGTTTGGACCAGAGTTCTTCT
The Methanosarcina sp. WWM596 DNA segment above includes these coding regions:
- the pncB gene encoding nicotinate phosphoribosyltransferase gives rise to the protein MIKSILDNDLYKFTMQMAVLELFPKAEAEYRFTNRGSQRFSEEFVDELRRVIDEEITGLRLTEDEYHWLDENCSFLKPMYLEYLKNFRFRPKEVKVCLTGEKELDIRIKGPWHSTILWEIVLMAVVSELYFTTMEKEWNGNTKNPGTSESVLAAYGEKILEIGKALEENGCLFAEFGTRRRRSFELHDQVMKTLLPIKTLTGTSNVYFAKKYGLKPIGTVGHEWVMGTSALVGLRYANRFAFENWVEVYKGDLGIALTDTFGSEAFFKDMDLKLSKIYDGFRHDSGDPFTFVDRVIDHYRKIGIDPMKKVIVFSDALNAEAAIRLKKYCQGKINCSFGIGTSLTNNSDFFRESPPLNMVIKLHSVNGIPVVKLSDSPEKETGERDALRVANYIVGRKGLDE
- a CDS encoding PLP-dependent aspartate aminotransferase family protein — its product is MERKLKFATKCVHAGEKPDPVFGAHTTPIFQTSTFIFEDVEQGAARFAGEKAGYVYARIPPNTPTHAVLAEKVAVLEGGEAGQTFASGMAAITAVVLTTLKQGDHLISTDVVYGCTYSLFSEVLPRFGIDVSFVDTSDIANVRAAFKPETKMVFLESPANPTITVCDIREIAGFARAQGAICVADNTFATPYFQKPLLLGVDVSLSSCTKYIGGHADLLGGVVVGSRDFMKSLGKVVGYTGGIMGPHEAWLCIRGLKTLHIRMERHAENALKVASFLESHPAVVWVRYPGLSSHPQHEVAKKQMSGYGGMLSFEVRGGIEAGRRFMDSVRLCSLAVSLGATDTLIQHPASMTHACVPGHIRNKVGIKDGLVRLSVGIEDPEDIIADLEQALSKF
- a CDS encoding type 1 glutamine amidotransferase domain-containing protein; translated protein: MKALVFGADGFEDLELFYPYHRLKEEGITTHVASMKKGLITGKHGYEIDADIAFKDVNPADYDILVISGGKGPEKMRLDKDALEIVKHFFKENKPVAAICHGPQVLVSAGVIKGRKATCWLGIRDDIIAAGALYEDNEVVVDGNLVSSRNPGDLFAFGREMIKLLK
- a CDS encoding metal-dependent hydrolase encodes the protein MLLFGHIGVTLGVFFGFAFFIPQLRTIIDPTYLVIGSLLPDLIDKPLGMVIFSSTIANGRIIAHTLLFSFTLFLTGLYLYDKSGDIKVLTLATGSIFHLMEDKMWASPRTLFWPLLGWRFRKNPHQTGLKYLLTLFKKSFREL
- a CDS encoding orotate phosphoribosyltransferase-like protein, which translates into the protein MKDIEDLIQKAVELQNSGLITAQIADELNVSRETVTWLLTRSKKEETTPAPKDISVNWSSIGKSAQRLHNISLALCDMVLETLEKANADVDVVVGIAANGIPLASMMAYELGADLAIYHRTGQDIAHAGNRGTISRNFGSVAGKNCVIVDDVVTTGSTSMEVIGKLREMDAKPRVVAVLVDKKGADTISNVPIQSLVKIVRLD
- a CDS encoding transcriptional regulator protein; this translates as MKDSEVKMLDENDHIFIKALSDLGMSRNAATAMAYLMTVNEASSQEIEISTRLRQPEVSLAIRLMHSQSWISVRSEKKPGKGRPMKIYSLIAPVDEIISYYEDKIYKESQATISAIKKLKVMSKQVSFTPSK
- a CDS encoding rhodanese-like domain-containing protein, with translation MNKQYLSGSAILIALLIIAPGIAGSVPEIDCTVSAGYKNVTPCVASEILEQKCVFILDVRTPAEYKYGHVEGAKLIPLKNVPAYDLVNLSDSYLLPNRMDEFPVNKNTKILVFCKTGKRGAAASQLIADAGYKRVYNIQNGIDSWVNAGYPLVFDSTEWTVRYPSNL